TGAAAAATGGGGAAGGCGTATTCGCGCTTTTCGAAAGTTAAAGGGTTATACCCAGGAGGGATTTGCGAAAGAAATAGGCGTTTCTGTTTCCTTGTTGGGAGAAGTCGAACGAGGGAACCGCAGCCCTTCAGAAGCATTTTTACTGGAAGTGGCGGAAATTCTTCATGTTTCCATTGAGGAGCTTCAGCCACCAGAGGATAAATGAAAGAATGTTATAGGAGGCACACCGTGTTAAAAATAGGCAATATAGAAATGAAGAATCCGGTAGTGCTAGCACCGATGGCGGGAGTCTGTAACTCGGCATTCCGCTTGAC
This sequence is a window from Brevibacillus sp. JNUCC-41. Protein-coding genes within it:
- a CDS encoding helix-turn-helix domain-containing protein, yielding MEGEKWGRRIRAFRKLKGYTQEGFAKEIGVSVSLLGEVERGNRSPSEAFLLEVAEILHVSIEELQPPEDK